The following are encoded together in the Pedobacter steynii genome:
- a CDS encoding ankyrin repeat domain-containing protein produces the protein MNKRFLCLFLLAAVSFSDVFAQGGPLIEKMFLNVRERKYEPVKKYISAGKNLNLRAKGNFRGGLKKDDKDYSNLDWTLLMLVSEHNKIDLVKQLIARKADLNAKNGGGHTALFLACASDHPEVAALLINNGAKVTEAGSDPNGMTALQWALNYGRSDLAALLLKKGAEVNRSSTNSGETILMTALKKKAISGAVVSTILDKTADPDQQNEADGTTALMWACHENDTLSIKKLLKRKVAVNALSHRRESALCYAAANKGLPVAVMELLIRAGATVNLGEDGGVSPLIAAVNNGDLIKIKFLISKSSDVNYKSERFDGVSALSAAVKTGNYEITEYLIRNGADVNLTNNYGAGILLEAASNPKNLKIVQLLIAKGATIDLADKTGKTPLMRSIENNRYEIAMFLISRGANTTVKDQYGYTPKILAAETMKRTGDKRWNPFINQKVLPVDAISKSN, from the coding sequence ATGAATAAACGCTTTCTATGTCTTTTTCTCCTGGCCGCTGTATCGTTTAGCGACGTTTTTGCGCAGGGTGGCCCCCTGATTGAAAAGATGTTTTTGAACGTACGTGAAAGAAAATATGAACCGGTAAAAAAGTACATTAGTGCCGGGAAGAACCTTAACCTCAGGGCTAAAGGAAATTTCAGAGGTGGTTTAAAGAAGGACGATAAAGACTATTCCAATCTGGACTGGACCTTGTTGATGCTGGTCTCAGAGCATAATAAAATAGACCTGGTGAAACAATTGATTGCCAGAAAGGCAGATCTGAACGCGAAAAACGGAGGTGGCCATACGGCGCTATTTCTGGCCTGTGCTTCAGATCATCCGGAGGTAGCCGCTTTATTGATCAACAATGGTGCTAAAGTAACTGAGGCCGGATCAGATCCCAATGGAATGACTGCATTGCAATGGGCTTTAAATTATGGAAGGAGTGACCTTGCTGCCCTGCTTCTGAAAAAAGGCGCAGAAGTAAACCGAAGTTCCACAAATTCAGGGGAAACCATACTGATGACGGCTTTGAAGAAAAAAGCAATAAGTGGAGCAGTAGTCAGTACTATCCTGGATAAAACGGCAGACCCCGACCAACAGAACGAAGCAGATGGGACGACCGCATTGATGTGGGCATGCCATGAGAATGATACCCTCTCCATCAAGAAGTTATTAAAGAGAAAAGTAGCTGTAAATGCCCTGTCTCATCGAAGAGAGAGTGCATTGTGTTATGCCGCAGCAAATAAGGGCCTTCCGGTCGCTGTAATGGAATTGCTGATTCGTGCGGGCGCGACTGTAAATCTGGGCGAAGATGGAGGTGTGAGCCCCCTGATTGCAGCTGTAAATAACGGAGACCTGATCAAGATTAAATTTTTAATCAGCAAATCTTCGGATGTGAATTATAAGAGTGAACGTTTTGATGGTGTATCTGCGCTTTCCGCGGCAGTGAAAACAGGAAACTATGAAATAACGGAATACCTGATCAGGAATGGGGCGGATGTAAACCTGACCAATAATTATGGTGCTGGTATATTGCTGGAAGCAGCATCGAATCCGAAGAACCTAAAAATTGTGCAACTGCTGATTGCTAAAGGCGCAACAATAGACCTGGCCGATAAAACAGGCAAAACCCCGCTGATGCGTAGCATTGAAAATAATCGCTACGAGATCGCGATGTTTCTGATCTCCAGAGGAGCAAATACCACCGTGAAAGACCAATACGGTTATACCCCTAAAATTCTGGCTGCAGAAACGATGAAAAGGACCGGCGATAAACGTTGGAATCCTTTCATCAACCAAAAGGTCCTGCCCGTAGACGCCATCAGCAAATCAAACTGA
- a CDS encoding Na+/H+ antiporter, with amino-acid sequence MKSYWNKKDFTTPCGGNRLEKGSDFFYFCQMIHANLLLILALFFAMALLYLLSQRWKISYPIFLVIGGLGISFIPGIPPINVNPDIVFLIFLPPLLFEAAWYTSWNEFWKWKRSILLLGFGLVLITSVAIAYFSVSIIPGFTLALGFLLGGIISPPDAVAATSVLKGVSMPKRGLTMLEGESLVNDAASLTVFRFALACILTGQFVFQKAATDFIVLAVMGVFVGLTIAHILYLVLRYWAKSSSITTPITLIAPYLMYIVAEQFHWSGVLAVVSGGLFLSFRSNDFLNYHTRMQTKEVWATVGFLLNGFVFILIGLELPVIVAGLEGYSIKESIHYALMISVIVIVARIILVYLVTFIPRLLSPKIRKNEKSPGFKLPFIIGWAGMRGVVSLASALAIPLTLTNGAAFPHRNLILFITFIVILVTLVFQGLTLPIFLKLLKVEEIDDHIPFDQQKEAIHLLIAKETVLHMDRKYSKEMADFETIARIKEQMERSIRATEQTVTEQKQQVASVRKLYKKIMLDLTAFRRMELNKLRATKQYDDEVLRDMESSLDLEEARFYKH; translated from the coding sequence ATGAAGAGTTACTGGAACAAAAAGGACTTTACTACGCCATGTGGCGGCAACAGGTTGGAGAAAGGAAGTGATTTTTTCTATTTTTGTCAAATGATACATGCCAATTTACTCCTGATCCTTGCCTTGTTTTTTGCAATGGCACTACTTTATCTGCTAAGCCAACGCTGGAAAATATCTTATCCTATTTTCCTTGTGATCGGCGGATTGGGGATCAGCTTCATTCCGGGCATTCCTCCGATAAATGTTAATCCTGACATTGTATTTCTGATCTTCCTTCCCCCTTTACTATTTGAAGCGGCCTGGTACACCTCATGGAATGAGTTCTGGAAATGGAAAAGATCCATACTTCTGCTCGGTTTTGGGCTGGTACTCATCACTTCCGTGGCCATCGCCTATTTCTCGGTCAGCATTATCCCGGGTTTTACACTTGCCCTGGGCTTCCTGCTGGGTGGCATCATCTCTCCACCGGATGCGGTGGCAGCAACCTCGGTATTAAAGGGTGTCAGCATGCCAAAACGAGGACTCACCATGCTTGAAGGAGAAAGTCTCGTCAATGATGCCGCATCCTTAACGGTATTCCGCTTTGCATTGGCCTGTATCCTTACCGGACAATTTGTATTTCAGAAAGCAGCCACAGATTTTATCGTTCTGGCAGTAATGGGCGTATTTGTAGGGTTGACGATTGCACATATCCTTTATCTCGTACTTCGTTACTGGGCAAAATCATCCAGCATTACTACTCCCATTACGCTGATTGCTCCTTACCTCATGTATATTGTTGCAGAGCAATTTCACTGGTCCGGTGTTCTGGCAGTGGTTAGCGGTGGATTGTTTCTTTCCTTTCGTTCCAATGATTTCCTAAACTACCATACACGTATGCAAACCAAGGAAGTATGGGCGACGGTAGGCTTTTTGCTCAACGGCTTTGTTTTTATCCTCATCGGACTGGAATTGCCGGTTATTGTAGCAGGGTTGGAAGGTTATTCGATCAAAGAATCCATCCATTATGCATTGATGATTAGTGTAATTGTCATTGTAGCCCGTATTATTCTCGTTTACCTGGTAACTTTTATCCCCAGATTGCTGAGCCCGAAAATCAGGAAGAACGAGAAGAGTCCGGGTTTCAAACTTCCATTTATCATCGGTTGGGCAGGTATGCGCGGCGTAGTGTCCCTGGCATCCGCTTTGGCCATTCCCTTAACCCTGACTAACGGAGCCGCTTTTCCTCACCGTAACCTGATCTTGTTCATCACTTTTATTGTCATTCTGGTTACCCTGGTATTTCAGGGATTGACACTTCCGATCTTCCTGAAATTATTAAAAGTGGAAGAAATAGATGATCATATTCCTTTTGATCAGCAGAAGGAAGCCATTCACCTGTTGATTGCCAAAGAGACCGTTTTACATATGGATCGTAAATACAGCAAAGAAATGGCTGATTTTGAAACCATAGCCAGAATTAAAGAGCAGATGGAGCGCAGCATCAGGGCTACCGAACAGACCGTTACCGAGCAGAAACAGCAGGTGGCTTCAGTAAGAAAGCTTTACAAAAAAATAATGCTCGACCTCACCGCCTTCAGAAGAATGGAATTAAATAAACTGCGTGCAACAAAACAATATGATGATGAGGTGCTCAGGGATATGGAAAGTAGCCTGGATCTGGAAGAAGCACGTTTTTATAAACACTAA
- a CDS encoding ABC transporter ATP-binding protein, with product MFTYTLFSSPMPILWKYFKEQKWWVVLALILAAVAQLLSLTDPIIFGKIIDEYATNPGNKSQQELVNGVLYWLGIAIAIAIAARIAKAFQEYYTRLAVQQFGMQIFNDGLKQTLRLSFQEFEESHSGETLSILQKVKTDTERFINAFINILFSSIVGMGFLIWYSITKNWMLVPVFIIGILVLGSLTGLLSKKIKTVQRSINRETNKMAGVITESLRNIELVKSLGLTFPEIRRLKIQTRNIYDLEMMKTKRVRTLSFLQGTTLNLLKQSILFILLWLIFRNKLSTGELITMQFISTSIFGPLQDLGNIILSYREVEASVHNFDQLMQKPIERKPESPKKTGPLKNLSFDRVVFRHKTAQSNAIDDLSFHVNSGETIAFVGPSGSGKSTLVKLLVGLYRPVSGSILFNEFNAKEISYNELRRQIGFVTQDTQLFAGTIRENLLFVKGTATEEELLDALNKASCTKLLEKSEKGIDTLLGEGGLKLSGGEKQRISIARALLRNPRLLIFDEATSALDSLTEEEITSTIRDLSMSQDRITIVIAHRLSTIMHADMIHVLEKGKISEAGSHEELLEQKGLYYAMWRQQVGERK from the coding sequence ATGTTCACATACACCCTCTTCTCATCTCCTATGCCGATCCTGTGGAAATATTTTAAAGAGCAAAAATGGTGGGTCGTCCTGGCCCTTATTCTTGCAGCTGTAGCTCAGTTGTTAAGCCTGACTGATCCGATCATCTTCGGGAAAATCATTGATGAATATGCTACAAACCCCGGTAATAAAAGCCAACAGGAACTGGTAAACGGGGTGCTTTACTGGTTGGGTATCGCTATTGCTATTGCCATTGCAGCAAGAATCGCCAAAGCTTTCCAGGAATATTATACCCGGCTCGCCGTACAGCAATTTGGTATGCAAATCTTTAACGACGGCCTGAAACAAACGCTGCGCCTCTCCTTTCAGGAATTTGAAGAAAGTCATAGCGGAGAAACCCTATCCATCCTGCAAAAAGTAAAGACAGATACCGAACGTTTTATCAACGCTTTCATCAATATTCTCTTTTCTTCCATCGTCGGAATGGGGTTTCTGATTTGGTATTCCATTACTAAAAACTGGATGCTCGTACCGGTATTTATCATCGGAATCCTGGTTCTGGGATCTCTGACAGGCTTGTTGAGTAAAAAGATTAAAACGGTACAAAGGTCGATCAATCGGGAAACGAATAAGATGGCAGGTGTAATTACCGAGTCGCTCCGGAATATTGAACTGGTAAAGAGCCTGGGCTTAACCTTTCCCGAAATCCGCAGGTTAAAAATACAAACACGGAATATCTACGACCTGGAGATGATGAAAACCAAAAGGGTCCGGACACTTTCTTTTCTTCAGGGCACGACACTCAACCTGTTGAAACAATCCATTCTGTTTATCCTGCTCTGGCTGATCTTCCGCAACAAACTCAGTACCGGAGAGCTGATCACCATGCAGTTCATTTCTACTTCCATTTTCGGACCTTTACAGGACCTGGGAAACATTATCCTTAGCTACCGCGAAGTAGAAGCCTCTGTTCATAATTTTGATCAGTTGATGCAGAAACCAATCGAACGGAAACCAGAATCGCCTAAAAAAACCGGCCCGCTAAAAAACTTATCATTTGACCGGGTTGTTTTTCGTCATAAAACAGCACAAAGCAATGCCATCGACGACCTCTCTTTCCATGTCAACAGTGGAGAAACCATTGCCTTTGTTGGTCCTTCCGGATCTGGAAAATCCACCTTGGTTAAGCTGCTGGTCGGGCTGTATCGCCCGGTATCGGGTTCCATCCTGTTCAATGAATTCAATGCAAAGGAAATCAGTTATAATGAACTTCGCCGTCAGATTGGTTTTGTCACACAGGATACCCAATTGTTTGCGGGCACCATCAGGGAGAACCTCTTATTCGTAAAAGGAACTGCAACAGAGGAAGAGCTGCTGGATGCATTAAACAAAGCTTCCTGTACCAAACTGCTGGAAAAATCGGAGAAGGGAATTGATACCCTGCTTGGTGAAGGTGGTTTGAAATTATCAGGCGGAGAAAAACAAAGGATTTCCATTGCAAGGGCGCTATTGAGAAACCCAAGACTACTCATCTTTGATGAAGCAACCTCTGCGCTCGATTCTCTGACAGAAGAAGAAATCACCAGCACCATCCGTGATTTGTCCATGAGCCAGGACCGCATCACCATTGTTATTGCCCATCGTTTATCTACGATTATGCATGCTGATATGATCCATGTACTGGAAAAAGGTAAGATCTCTGAAGCTGGTTCTCATGAAGAGTTACTGGAACAAAAAGGACTTTACTACGCCATGTGGCGGCAACAGGTTGGAGAAAGGAAGTGA
- a CDS encoding short-chain dehydrogenase has protein sequence MKKYLCLFMIGLQWSCSSEQTDQILLEKDRVELAKSLTSDKIIVWKFGKIGLRAAGVQDTTMPEYQKHSRELQSVSRSLSGIDPKKKELSITEMVLLYRDYRNIKSFVVETDEDIFPPLMDGINAVYAEPVEKQNLVKQAVKRSEADKIFLQNMEHAILSMLVLATRDLGVEISLYECSKTQPDKLPDSEMKTLLQFVRGFLFFSNRFYYLSEDEMGSNIKWLEKNKGIDLPYTRAFFNWGKLNNEQTNVAFHSLNHLFRGFDRLMMKRDIDEERALDDFEAFLADAHKLGLQTELVWSIESYVAIKRRRNDQAIAALTKLKASPLLSDSEKKSIEESIGYLKERDPDAKLNGIYDKVFISKIGTRYMMATLAKIDWRKLMKENKVSHTDEIFATIDRFKTLSAEMEKMTSQKNITDQGKGLKEKGNQLLDKVSDFLK, from the coding sequence ATGAAAAAATACCTCTGCCTGTTTATGATAGGGCTGCAATGGAGCTGTTCCAGTGAACAAACAGACCAGATCCTGTTGGAAAAAGATCGTGTTGAACTTGCAAAGAGCCTGACTTCAGATAAAATTATTGTCTGGAAGTTTGGAAAAATTGGATTGCGTGCAGCAGGAGTACAGGATACCACCATGCCTGAATATCAGAAACATTCCAGAGAATTACAGTCGGTCTCCAGGAGTCTTTCCGGGATCGATCCGAAAAAGAAAGAGCTTTCCATAACAGAGATGGTTCTTTTGTACCGTGATTACCGGAATATTAAAAGCTTTGTCGTGGAAACCGATGAAGATATCTTTCCTCCTTTGATGGACGGAATCAATGCTGTGTATGCTGAGCCTGTGGAAAAGCAAAATCTGGTAAAACAGGCGGTAAAACGCAGTGAAGCGGATAAAATTTTCCTGCAGAATATGGAACATGCTATTTTGAGTATGCTGGTATTGGCTACAAGGGATTTAGGTGTGGAAATTTCTCTTTATGAATGCAGTAAAACCCAGCCAGATAAATTACCTGATAGTGAAATGAAAACCTTACTTCAGTTTGTCCGTGGTTTTCTCTTCTTTTCCAACCGGTTTTATTATTTATCAGAAGATGAGATGGGTAGCAACATCAAATGGCTGGAAAAAAATAAAGGTATTGATCTCCCATATACCAGAGCATTTTTTAATTGGGGAAAGCTGAATAATGAGCAGACCAATGTCGCTTTTCACAGTCTTAACCATCTGTTCAGAGGCTTTGACCGCCTGATGATGAAACGGGATATTGATGAAGAGCGTGCACTGGATGATTTCGAAGCCTTCCTCGCTGATGCGCATAAATTGGGTTTACAGACTGAACTGGTTTGGAGTATTGAAAGTTATGTGGCAATAAAAAGACGAAGAAATGATCAGGCTATTGCTGCGCTGACTAAACTAAAGGCCAGTCCGCTGCTCTCTGATAGTGAAAAGAAATCCATTGAAGAGTCTATCGGCTACCTTAAAGAGCGGGATCCCGATGCAAAACTAAATGGCATTTATGATAAAGTTTTTATCAGTAAGATCGGTACGAGGTATATGATGGCAACCCTTGCTAAAATTGATTGGAGAAAGCTGATGAAAGAAAATAAGGTGAGCCATACTGATGAGATTTTTGCCACCATAGACCGGTTCAAAACCCTGAGTGCCGAAATGGAAAAAATGACCAGCCAGAAGAATATTACCGATCAGGGTAAAGGGTTAAAAGAAAAAGGAAACCAACTTTTGGATAAAGTATCAGACTTTTTAAAGTAA